The proteins below come from a single Rhizobium rhizoryzae genomic window:
- a CDS encoding ABC transporter permease, whose product MSVEAEGQSGARRQRAWRDIDLRAVAPFAALLLLLIIGALVNPNFIGLTNLANVATRSAFIAIIAVGATFVISAGDLDLSVGSMVAFVASLMILFMNSGAIADPGLMIAAAVALAIVIGSLCGLANGLITTVGKIEPFIATLGTMGIYRGLTTWLSQGGAITLRSAEQQSIYRPVYFGSILGVPVPILVILLVTVIAAFILYRTRYGRHVTAVGSSRDVARYSGIAVDRVRTIAFIIQGLCVAIAVLLYVPRLGSTSATTGILWELQAITAVVVGGTALKGGAGRVWGTICGAFILELVGNIMLLSNFISEYLIGAIQGTIIIVAMLVQRSLARKG is encoded by the coding sequence ATGTCGGTCGAAGCTGAAGGGCAGTCGGGTGCCCGTCGTCAAAGAGCATGGCGTGATATCGATCTGAGGGCGGTCGCGCCCTTTGCAGCGCTGCTGTTGCTGCTCATCATCGGTGCCCTGGTGAACCCGAACTTCATCGGCCTCACCAATCTGGCAAATGTTGCGACACGCTCAGCCTTCATTGCCATTATCGCGGTTGGCGCTACGTTCGTCATCTCTGCCGGGGACCTTGATCTCTCGGTTGGATCCATGGTCGCTTTCGTTGCCAGCCTCATGATCCTGTTCATGAATTCAGGAGCTATAGCTGATCCGGGCTTGATGATTGCCGCGGCGGTGGCGCTTGCCATCGTCATCGGATCGCTATGTGGCCTGGCAAACGGGCTCATTACGACGGTCGGAAAAATCGAACCGTTCATCGCGACCCTCGGAACCATGGGCATCTATCGCGGTCTCACGACCTGGCTGAGCCAAGGTGGCGCCATCACGCTGCGGTCGGCGGAACAGCAATCCATCTACCGTCCAGTCTATTTCGGCTCCATTCTCGGCGTGCCGGTCCCGATCCTCGTCATTCTATTGGTCACGGTCATCGCAGCTTTCATCCTGTATCGAACGCGCTATGGCCGCCATGTGACGGCTGTAGGTTCAAGCCGGGATGTGGCGCGTTATTCCGGTATCGCGGTGGATCGGGTGCGCACCATAGCTTTCATCATCCAGGGGCTTTGCGTCGCGATTGCCGTGCTTCTCTATGTTCCGCGTCTCGGGTCCACATCGGCCACAACCGGCATCCTGTGGGAACTCCAGGCCATCACCGCGGTCGTGGTCGGCGGTACGGCGCTCAAGGGCGGTGCGGGTCGCGTCTGGGGCACAATTTGCGGGGCCTTCATTCTCGAGCTGGTCGGCAACATCATGCTGCTGTCGAATTTCATTTCGGAATATCTGATCGGCGCCATACAGGGCACCATCATCATCGTCGCCATGCTGGTTCAGCGGTCGCTGGCCCGCAAGGGATAG
- a CDS encoding ABC transporter ATP-binding protein, whose protein sequence is MSGYLNISQTRVRYGETEILKGVDLSVNKGEFVALLGSSGCGKTTLLRTVAGFNTPTHGTISIDGKDVTRLPPDKRGMALVFQSYALWPHMTVDQNIGYGLKLRRTETSIAKKRIDEMKGLLGLDALGHRKPGELSGGQRQRVALGRALAINPEILLLDEPLSNLDARIRLTVRHEISALQRRLGITAVHVTHDREEAMVMADRIVILNAGEIAQVGSPLEVYNRPNSAFVAAFMGAENLIDLDIVVHGEAVDVKEGHYNGPASFSKAGRELSTGAAIARFRSEAITLSAKGDHSHTSGQPHLLLHGHVEQVSYPGGIWRHVIHIGDRTVIVDSHTRFEDGAEVEMRIPEDRLYIFPPN, encoded by the coding sequence ATGAGCGGTTATTTGAACATATCACAGACGCGCGTTCGCTATGGCGAGACAGAGATCCTCAAAGGGGTTGATTTGTCCGTCAATAAGGGCGAATTCGTTGCGCTGTTGGGCTCGTCGGGCTGCGGCAAAACAACATTGCTGCGAACGGTTGCGGGTTTCAACACGCCAACGCATGGCACGATTTCCATCGACGGCAAGGATGTCACCCGCCTTCCGCCTGACAAGCGGGGCATGGCGCTGGTGTTCCAGTCCTACGCTCTCTGGCCACATATGACAGTGGACCAGAACATCGGCTATGGCCTAAAACTCCGGCGCACCGAAACCAGCATCGCGAAAAAACGCATCGATGAGATGAAGGGGCTTCTGGGCCTTGATGCACTTGGCCATCGCAAGCCGGGAGAGCTTTCCGGGGGACAGCGTCAGCGCGTGGCGCTGGGGCGGGCCTTAGCAATCAATCCGGAAATTCTGTTGCTGGATGAACCGCTTTCCAACCTTGATGCCCGCATTCGACTGACAGTTCGCCACGAGATCAGCGCCCTCCAGCGTCGCCTCGGGATCACAGCCGTCCACGTGACGCATGATCGTGAGGAAGCCATGGTGATGGCCGACAGGATCGTCATCCTGAATGCCGGGGAAATCGCGCAGGTTGGCTCACCGCTCGAGGTTTACAACAGGCCGAATTCAGCCTTCGTTGCAGCCTTCATGGGCGCCGAGAACCTGATCGATCTCGATATCGTGGTGCACGGCGAAGCGGTGGATGTGAAGGAAGGCCACTACAATGGTCCCGCCTCATTTTCGAAAGCCGGCAGAGAGCTTTCCACGGGTGCAGCAATCGCCAGGTTCCGCAGCGAGGCCATCACGCTTTCTGCCAAAGGGGATCACAGCCATACATCCGGGCAGCCTCACCTTCTGCTTCACGGACATGTCGAGCAAGTCAGCTATCCGGGCGGCATCTGGCGGCATGTCATCCATATCGGCGACCGTACCGTGATCGTGGATTCGCACACCCGCTTCGAAGACGGAGCGGAGGTCGAAATGCGCATTCCGGAAGATCGGCTTTACATCTTTCCCCCCAACTGA
- a CDS encoding sugar ABC transporter ATP-binding protein produces the protein MAVLGEGSQPVVLAAERVSKSFGEIQVLFSVDFDVRRGEVHALMGENGAGKSTLVKILSGFEQPTSGKILLDGQPVALPANGSAESLGIVLIHQEFNLAEHLTVSESLFLGREVTRFGVLNKAFMRERTRHYLDQLGTRIHEDALIGSLSVAEKQMVEIAKAISRDARVIFMDEPTAVLSREETGLLFEQVRRLRAEGTSFVFVSHKLEEVMELTDRVTVLRDGQWVKTAPTKLLDGEAIAQLMVGRELSTLYPAKHEPDVDEEVVLSVQGLTTGYVKDASFDLRRGEILGFSGLIGSGRTELMEAVAGLRSRQSGTVEIHGQAMASSDFRAANAAGLAYMTKDRKGHGLLLGESMAVNLTLQSLDRHVKGGYLDPVSESKALVRAKRRFDIRVRDENVRVGRMSGGNQQKLLLAKIMEVEPKIIIIDEPTRGIDVGTKQQIYHFIAALAREGRSIIVISSEMPEVIGLCTRVAVMREGRIVGMLEGEDVSEQMIMRYAAGLRRQAG, from the coding sequence ATGGCGGTTCTGGGCGAGGGGTCGCAGCCTGTTGTGCTGGCGGCTGAACGAGTCTCAAAATCCTTCGGGGAAATACAAGTTCTTTTCAGCGTCGACTTCGATGTCAGGCGCGGCGAGGTTCATGCCCTCATGGGTGAGAATGGCGCCGGCAAATCGACTCTTGTGAAGATTCTTTCCGGCTTCGAGCAGCCCACCTCCGGCAAGATCCTGCTGGACGGGCAACCGGTCGCCTTGCCTGCAAATGGCTCGGCCGAATCGCTCGGCATTGTTCTGATCCATCAGGAATTCAATCTCGCGGAACATTTGACGGTCTCGGAAAGTCTTTTCCTCGGGCGAGAGGTCACGCGCTTTGGTGTCTTGAACAAGGCGTTCATGCGCGAGCGCACCCGCCATTATCTGGACCAGCTTGGTACCCGCATTCACGAAGATGCGCTGATTGGATCGCTTTCAGTGGCGGAAAAGCAGATGGTCGAGATTGCCAAGGCAATTTCGCGCGACGCTCGCGTCATTTTCATGGATGAGCCGACCGCTGTCCTCTCGCGAGAAGAGACCGGCCTATTGTTTGAGCAGGTGCGCCGTCTTCGCGCTGAGGGAACGAGTTTCGTTTTCGTGTCGCACAAGCTTGAAGAGGTCATGGAATTGACCGACCGGGTCACCGTCCTCCGGGATGGGCAATGGGTAAAAACCGCACCAACCAAGCTGCTGGATGGCGAGGCCATTGCGCAACTGATGGTTGGCCGCGAGCTCTCAACGCTTTACCCGGCAAAGCATGAACCCGATGTCGACGAAGAGGTTGTGCTTTCGGTGCAAGGCTTGACCACCGGCTATGTCAAGGACGCCAGCTTCGATCTGCGAAGGGGGGAAATTCTCGGCTTTTCGGGCCTGATCGGCTCTGGTCGAACGGAACTCATGGAGGCGGTTGCCGGTCTTCGCAGCCGCCAGTCCGGCACCGTGGAAATACATGGCCAAGCCATGGCGTCGTCGGACTTCCGGGCCGCCAATGCTGCAGGCCTCGCCTACATGACCAAGGATCGCAAGGGCCACGGGCTTCTCCTTGGTGAAAGCATGGCCGTGAACCTGACGCTGCAATCGCTCGATCGCCATGTGAAGGGTGGCTATCTGGATCCGGTCAGCGAAAGCAAGGCGCTCGTCCGTGCAAAGCGCCGCTTCGATATCCGTGTGCGCGACGAGAATGTCCGCGTCGGCCGCATGTCGGGCGGCAACCAGCAGAAGTTGTTGCTCGCCAAGATCATGGAGGTCGAGCCGAAAATCATCATCATCGATGAGCCAACGCGCGGCATTGACGTCGGCACCAAGCAACAGATTTACCACTTCATTGCGGCGCTCGCCCGCGAAGGTCGCTCCATCATCGTCATTTCCTCGGAAATGCCGGAGGTGATCGGGCTCTGTACGCGCGTCGCGGTCATGCGCGAGGGGCGTATCGTCGGCATGCTCGAAGGAGAAGACGTCTCCGAGCAGATGATCATGCGCTATGCGGCCGGCTTGCGTCGGCAGGCAGGTTGA
- a CDS encoding ABC transporter substrate-binding protein has translation MKKVAYSILALGLSTSPLMAQELTVMTAGDQNMVDYINEFLGPMFEKQNPGVKVRAVGTGPGDAGSQKILERFDAQAQANVQTWDADVAVVHEKFVGPMVEKSYLEKYRGKIESGALVTRANAKMALGTNVDGYVMPMFNSQTALAYNPVLVPNPPKSYEELVAWAKKNPKQFGYNGIKGGASGVSFVMGWIYAFGGDADKLQNGPFDAAQAAKWNDSFNKLKDFTTNATLTPGNAGTLDMLSRGEIAIGPVWVDMFYSWKAKGQLPPDMKLVLPAPGMPGQPMHYTIPAKAPHKDLAEKFVNLATSPEVQAKGIVERFNWYPGIDAQHVQAKLDKATWEKLFTDISPDDLAKNGKAFPIAPYNKAILEAYERQVGN, from the coding sequence ATGAAGAAAGTAGCGTATTCAATCCTGGCGCTCGGCCTCAGCACCTCGCCGCTCATGGCGCAGGAACTGACTGTCATGACGGCGGGTGACCAGAACATGGTTGATTACATCAACGAGTTTCTCGGACCAATGTTCGAAAAGCAGAACCCGGGCGTCAAGGTTCGCGCTGTCGGAACCGGCCCCGGCGATGCAGGCTCGCAGAAGATCCTTGAGCGTTTCGATGCGCAGGCGCAGGCTAATGTACAGACATGGGATGCAGACGTTGCCGTGGTGCATGAGAAGTTCGTCGGCCCGATGGTCGAAAAGAGCTATCTGGAAAAGTACCGTGGTAAGATCGAAAGCGGTGCTCTTGTGACGCGCGCCAATGCCAAGATGGCGCTCGGCACCAATGTTGACGGCTATGTCATGCCGATGTTCAACAGCCAGACCGCACTTGCTTATAACCCCGTCCTCGTTCCAAATCCGCCAAAGAGCTACGAAGAGCTTGTTGCCTGGGCCAAGAAGAACCCCAAGCAGTTTGGCTATAACGGCATCAAGGGCGGCGCATCGGGCGTGAGCTTCGTCATGGGCTGGATCTACGCTTTCGGCGGCGATGCCGACAAACTTCAGAACGGCCCGTTCGATGCGGCACAGGCTGCAAAATGGAACGATTCCTTCAACAAGCTGAAGGATTTCACGACGAACGCGACCCTGACGCCCGGTAATGCCGGCACTCTGGACATGCTGAGCCGTGGCGAAATCGCCATTGGTCCGGTTTGGGTCGACATGTTCTATTCCTGGAAGGCCAAGGGCCAGTTGCCGCCGGACATGAAACTCGTGCTGCCTGCGCCGGGCATGCCGGGCCAGCCCATGCATTACACCATTCCTGCCAAGGCCCCGCACAAGGATCTGGCCGAGAAGTTCGTCAACCTTGCCACCAGCCCGGAAGTCCAGGCCAAGGGTATCGTGGAACGCTTCAACTGGTATCCGGGCATTGATGCGCAGCACGTGCAGGCCAAGCTCGACAAGGCAACCTGGGAAAAGCTCTTCACTGATATTTCCCCGGATGATCTCGCCAAGAACGGCAAGGCTTTCCCGATTGCTCCCTATAACAAGGCGATCCTCGAAGCCTACGAGCGTCAGGTCGGAAACTGA
- a CDS encoding substrate-binding domain-containing protein has translation MIGLAMAVAGMVAAAQAVAADTKTIGVSIPAADHGWTAGVVYHANRVADLLMKEHPGLKVVVKTSPDPASQANALQDLEVQGIDALVILPTDPDPLVNAIKEVKKKGTFVSIVDRAPSTNDNSVRDLYVAGNNPALGQVAGEYIKANTPEAQVVVIRGLPIPIDQQRQDGFDKGIAGSKVKILDRQFGNWNRDDAFRVMQDYLTKYPKIDVVWCQDDDMAVGVLQAIEQAKRTDIKYIIGGAGSKDMIKKVMDGDKMMPVNVLYPPSMVGTAMELTAAAIYDQVPVHGTYTLDATLITKDNAKNYYFPNSPF, from the coding sequence ATGATTGGCCTCGCCATGGCCGTGGCGGGAATGGTAGCGGCTGCCCAGGCGGTTGCTGCTGACACGAAAACAATCGGCGTATCGATCCCGGCTGCGGATCACGGCTGGACTGCTGGCGTTGTCTATCACGCCAACCGGGTCGCGGACCTTCTTATGAAGGAACATCCGGGTCTCAAGGTCGTGGTCAAGACCTCGCCGGATCCTGCCAGCCAGGCAAATGCGCTACAGGATCTGGAGGTGCAGGGTATCGATGCGCTGGTCATTCTGCCGACGGATCCGGATCCGTTGGTCAACGCTATCAAGGAAGTGAAGAAGAAGGGCACCTTCGTTTCCATCGTCGACCGCGCTCCGTCCACCAATGACAATTCCGTCCGCGATCTTTATGTGGCGGGCAATAACCCGGCGCTGGGTCAGGTGGCAGGCGAATATATCAAGGCGAATACGCCCGAAGCGCAGGTGGTCGTAATCCGCGGTCTGCCGATCCCGATCGATCAGCAGCGTCAGGACGGTTTCGACAAGGGCATCGCCGGCTCGAAGGTCAAGATTCTGGATCGCCAGTTCGGCAACTGGAACCGCGACGATGCCTTCCGCGTCATGCAGGACTATCTCACCAAGTATCCCAAGATCGATGTGGTCTGGTGTCAGGATGACGATATGGCTGTGGGCGTCCTTCAGGCCATCGAGCAGGCAAAGCGCACCGACATCAAATACATTATCGGCGGTGCGGGTTCGAAGGACATGATCAAGAAGGTCATGGACGGCGACAAGATGATGCCGGTGAACGTGCTGTATCCGCCGTCGATGGTTGGCACTGCGATGGAGCTGACCGCTGCCGCCATCTACGATCAGGTTCCTGTTCACGGCACCTATACGCTGGATGCGACATTGATCACGAAGGATAACGCTAAGAACTACTACTTCCCGAATTCGCCGTTCTGA
- a CDS encoding inositol monophosphatase family protein, with amino-acid sequence MDSLDHKADFCRRIIVEAGTIALAGYGKARQTQMKGPQDYLTETDGRCEEFLRQQLLEAFPDDGFFGEESGGTSGEKLWVVDPIDGTANFARNIPHFCIAIAYVVDGVTEIGAIYNPVLKELHFAQRGRGATCNGVSIWVSDRSEASSATVELGWSTRIAKSDYLSSLEDLIDAGFNVRRAGSGALGIAYVADGRNDAYAEAHMNSWDCLAGLLMVEEAGGLVCSFEGPEKILRGGPVLAVTPRLAEAVCRATGIALKAG; translated from the coding sequence TTGGATAGCTTGGACCACAAGGCAGACTTCTGCCGTCGCATCATCGTCGAGGCTGGCACTATTGCACTGGCCGGTTACGGCAAGGCGCGACAGACGCAGATGAAGGGGCCTCAGGATTATCTGACCGAAACAGATGGTCGCTGCGAGGAGTTCCTTCGGCAACAACTGCTGGAAGCCTTTCCGGACGATGGCTTTTTCGGTGAGGAAAGCGGTGGCACCTCCGGGGAAAAGCTTTGGGTCGTCGACCCCATCGACGGGACGGCCAATTTCGCTCGTAACATTCCGCATTTCTGTATTGCCATCGCCTACGTGGTCGACGGCGTGACCGAGATCGGCGCGATTTATAATCCGGTTCTCAAAGAGCTCCATTTCGCACAGCGCGGACGCGGTGCCACATGCAACGGCGTTTCGATCTGGGTTTCCGATCGTTCCGAGGCAAGTTCTGCGACGGTAGAGCTGGGCTGGTCCACGAGAATCGCCAAAAGCGACTATCTCTCATCGCTTGAAGATCTCATCGATGCGGGCTTCAACGTTCGCCGCGCCGGCTCCGGCGCGCTGGGCATCGCCTACGTCGCGGATGGTCGCAACGACGCTTATGCTGAAGCGCACATGAACTCATGGGATTGTCTTGCTGGCTTGCTGATGGTCGAGGAAGCAGGCGGCCTCGTCTGCTCTTTCGAAGGACCTGAAAAGATCCTGCGCGGTGGTCCCGTTCTGGCGGTTACCCCGCGCCTCGCTGAAGCTGTTTGCCGGGCCACCGGCATCGCATTGAAAGCTGGATAG
- a CDS encoding hydrogen peroxide-inducible genes activator — MNGLSMKHLRYFESLARHRHFGRAAEDCSISQPALSVQIKELEELIGAPLVERGRRQIHLTGLGEVFAERASEILRSVDELADLARSTKGPLSGRLRIGVIPTVAPYLLPELMKSIAARYPLVDARPREAITQKLIEDLVDGKLDVAIVALPVSEPSLEEVPLFEEEFVLVRPIEDAGKPVPSPDMLKQMRLLLLEEGHCFREQALSFCNISSAPPRDLMEGSSLSTLVQMVGAGIGVTLIPRMAIDIEAHRANVAVSHLADPKPTRTIGIVWRHSNPLAAQFGQIIEIIRDLGVNRQNCSEKLTSA; from the coding sequence ATGAATGGCCTCTCGATGAAGCATTTGCGATATTTTGAATCGCTCGCTCGACACCGTCACTTTGGTCGGGCGGCGGAAGATTGTTCAATCTCCCAACCGGCGCTTTCCGTGCAGATCAAGGAGTTGGAGGAACTAATCGGAGCACCTCTGGTGGAACGCGGGCGACGCCAGATCCATCTGACAGGTTTGGGCGAAGTTTTTGCCGAGCGGGCAAGCGAGATCTTGCGGTCTGTGGATGAACTTGCAGATCTTGCCCGTTCGACCAAGGGACCCTTGAGCGGACGGCTGCGGATTGGCGTCATACCGACTGTCGCGCCGTATCTTTTGCCGGAACTGATGAAGTCCATTGCTGCCCGCTATCCTCTGGTGGATGCGCGGCCAAGGGAAGCGATTACGCAAAAGCTGATCGAGGATCTGGTCGACGGCAAGCTGGACGTGGCCATCGTCGCCCTGCCTGTTTCCGAACCCTCGCTTGAGGAAGTTCCTCTGTTCGAAGAGGAGTTCGTTCTGGTGAGACCGATAGAAGATGCCGGGAAGCCGGTACCAAGTCCCGACATGCTGAAGCAGATGCGGCTGCTGCTGCTTGAGGAAGGACATTGCTTCCGCGAGCAGGCCCTCTCCTTCTGCAACATATCAAGTGCGCCGCCGCGCGACCTGATGGAAGGGAGCTCGCTTTCCACCCTCGTGCAAATGGTTGGAGCGGGAATAGGCGTAACCCTGATCCCTCGCATGGCCATCGATATCGAGGCGCATCGGGCAAACGTCGCCGTGTCGCATCTCGCTGATCCCAAGCCGACCCGCACGATTGGCATCGTATGGCGTCATTCGAACCCGTTGGCCGCACAGTTCGGCCAGATCATCGAAATCATTCGCGATCTTGGCGTCAACAGGCAGAACTGCAGTGAGAAGTTAACCAGCGCGTGA
- a CDS encoding ABC transporter permease produces MKTLMIDLKWIPRALGLGLLAFAIFGPLTNLLLWAIAEKWYFPHALPLQYGFSYWVNVFSPRGNATGSLLMSILIASLTVVLSIGLAIPAGYALARLKLPLRGLILLILLIPQAFPNLPVYVNIARIFYQFGLNGTVIGVVLVHVTHGLVYAVWIATAAFSAIDRELEEAARSMGASAMRTFRDVTLPIAAPGLLASAVFVFLESLDEFTGTYFVGAPDISTLPLLLYTASSGGNYQIASITALILLIPSIAFMLVIERFLRADVLSKVGR; encoded by the coding sequence ATGAAAACGCTCATGATCGATCTGAAGTGGATACCGCGTGCGCTGGGCCTTGGCCTTCTCGCCTTCGCGATCTTCGGGCCGCTGACGAACCTGCTGCTTTGGGCTATCGCAGAGAAGTGGTATTTCCCCCATGCGCTGCCGCTGCAATACGGATTTTCCTATTGGGTGAACGTATTCTCACCGCGCGGTAACGCAACGGGCTCCCTGTTGATGAGCATTCTCATCGCCAGCCTGACCGTGGTGCTCTCCATCGGTCTCGCGATACCGGCGGGTTATGCCCTGGCGCGCCTGAAGTTGCCGCTACGCGGTCTTATCCTGCTTATCCTCCTTATACCGCAAGCCTTCCCTAACCTGCCGGTCTACGTAAATATTGCCCGTATTTTCTACCAGTTTGGTTTGAATGGAACAGTCATCGGCGTCGTGCTGGTGCATGTCACCCACGGGCTGGTCTATGCGGTTTGGATCGCAACAGCTGCATTTTCCGCCATCGACCGCGAGTTGGAAGAAGCTGCTCGCTCCATGGGCGCCTCGGCGATGCGTACTTTTCGGGATGTCACCTTGCCGATTGCGGCACCCGGCCTTCTCGCCAGCGCCGTCTTCGTGTTTCTGGAATCGCTCGACGAGTTTACCGGCACCTATTTCGTGGGCGCGCCGGATATCTCCACCCTGCCGCTCCTGCTCTATACGGCAAGCTCCGGCGGTAACTATCAGATTGCTTCTATCACCGCTCTCATCCTACTTATTCCGTCGATTGCGTTCATGCTGGTCATTGAACGCTTCCTGCGGGCGGATGTGCTTTCCAAGGTGGGCCGGTAA
- a CDS encoding ABC transporter permease, translated as MPLPLIGLLLVTPALIIVLLLFIVPLASSVTGAFNADGSFGFANFYKAFELYSSDILFTIVIVSLSAALIGLCSVAIGGYLTLGSNPKAVAILRWLYRWPLFVPFIVVGQILRTFLAKNGLMNSMLIETGLVTPLQTMSFLDWRGIVIAFVWKQTPFVTLLLAGAMASLDRSMIESARNLGAGRLRILIEIILPQVLPTLMVGLILSFVTMMSVLSVPLMINAQSPTMITASMAFRINAYGDYGVANALGVISLLTTSLVAWIYLRQTMREHR; from the coding sequence ATGCCATTACCATTGATCGGGCTGCTGCTGGTCACGCCCGCCCTCATCATCGTGTTGCTTCTGTTCATCGTGCCGCTTGCAAGCTCGGTCACGGGCGCGTTCAACGCGGACGGGAGCTTCGGCTTCGCCAATTTCTACAAAGCCTTCGAGCTTTACAGCAGCGATATCCTGTTCACGATCGTCATCGTTTCGCTTTCGGCGGCGTTGATCGGCCTCTGCTCTGTGGCGATTGGCGGATACCTGACGCTGGGCTCCAATCCGAAGGCTGTTGCCATCCTGCGCTGGCTCTATCGCTGGCCGCTTTTCGTGCCTTTCATCGTGGTCGGCCAGATCCTGCGAACCTTTCTCGCGAAGAACGGCCTGATGAACAGCATGCTGATCGAAACCGGTCTGGTGACACCACTGCAAACCATGAGCTTTCTGGACTGGCGCGGCATTGTGATCGCCTTCGTCTGGAAACAGACGCCATTCGTCACGCTGCTGCTGGCGGGTGCCATGGCCTCGCTGGATCGTTCAATGATCGAGTCTGCGCGTAATCTGGGTGCAGGACGCCTGCGAATTCTCATCGAAATCATCCTGCCACAGGTTTTGCCAACGCTTATGGTCGGGCTCATTCTCAGCTTCGTCACGATGATGTCGGTGCTTTCGGTACCGTTGATGATCAACGCACAGTCCCCGACAATGATAACCGCAAGCATGGCTTTCCGCATCAATGCCTATGGTGATTATGGCGTGGCCAACGCGCTTGGCGTGATCTCGCTGCTCACCACCAGTCTTGTGGCCTGGATCTATCTGCGGCAAACCATGAGGGAACACAGATGA
- a CDS encoding LacI family DNA-binding transcriptional regulator, with product MSNPATIEDVARLADVSIATVSRAIHTPEKVAKTTRQRVNQAIAITGYTTNAMARSLRMGRSNMILVLAPDIADPNFSSILIGLENEARASGYGVLIGHTQNDAERGLEYLKFVSSGQAAGLVLFTGHQPFGHQALAERLPPSVAVFEPVFDSKIPYVGVDDKAGGRKAAEHLLSAGHRRIAFIGDSKTRLGQQRRRQGFDDAMNAARIAPENRLVLDGDGTIESGRLGVEQLFMRDTLPTAFMCVNDATALGVMNGLAARGYDIPREFSVIGFDDVPQATYVKPALTTIRQPRSAIGKQAMASLLTMLETPEQEPTEHLIIPDLIVRGSVSEPLSASLR from the coding sequence ATGAGCAATCCGGCAACAATCGAGGATGTCGCCCGGCTTGCGGATGTTTCCATCGCGACGGTCAGCCGGGCCATTCACACCCCGGAGAAAGTTGCCAAGACGACCCGCCAGCGCGTGAACCAGGCTATTGCGATCACCGGCTACACGACAAACGCCATGGCGCGGTCGCTTCGAATGGGCCGCTCGAATATGATCCTGGTGCTGGCGCCAGATATTGCCGATCCGAATTTCTCCTCGATCCTGATCGGACTGGAAAACGAGGCAAGAGCCAGCGGATATGGCGTGCTCATCGGGCATACCCAGAACGATGCGGAAAGAGGGCTGGAGTATCTGAAGTTCGTCAGTTCCGGGCAGGCCGCGGGACTTGTGCTCTTTACCGGTCACCAGCCGTTTGGTCATCAGGCACTTGCGGAGCGACTGCCGCCTTCAGTCGCCGTTTTCGAGCCGGTTTTTGACAGCAAGATCCCCTATGTTGGTGTGGACGACAAGGCAGGCGGTCGCAAAGCTGCGGAACATCTGCTTTCCGCTGGACACCGCCGCATTGCCTTCATTGGCGACAGCAAGACCCGCCTTGGCCAGCAGCGCCGCCGCCAGGGCTTTGACGATGCGATGAACGCGGCACGCATTGCGCCGGAAAACCGACTGGTTCTGGATGGCGATGGCACAATCGAAAGCGGACGACTGGGAGTCGAGCAGCTTTTCATGCGAGACACTCTGCCTACCGCGTTCATGTGCGTGAACGATGCCACGGCGCTGGGCGTGATGAATGGCCTGGCGGCGCGCGGCTATGACATTCCAAGGGAGTTTTCGGTCATCGGTTTCGACGATGTACCGCAGGCAACCTATGTCAAGCCGGCGCTGACAACCATCCGCCAGCCCCGTTCAGCCATTGGCAAACAAGCCATGGCATCGCTTCTGACAATGCTCGAGACGCCGGAGCAGGAGCCAACCGAGCATCTGATTATTCCCGATCTTATCGTTCGGGGCTCCGTCAGTGAGCCGCTTTCCGCGTCCTTGCGATGA